One Nonomuraea angiospora DNA segment encodes these proteins:
- a CDS encoding TetR/AcrR family transcriptional regulator → MRMTRAEAKEHNRRALLEAARLVVARDGHRARLEEIAEQAGVTTGAVYSLFGNKNGLLVALVTDCLTPHYDGIEQAVPADMGLIETVEVFARHYRRLCDDPDALRQLSFEISLQDLALRDPELRPRLAASVRAHEERLTSLLAGRIHHGNALTMRQAQRLATGLRGLMVGLSQGVILGLAQAVPEQYFTAAAHALVTPDVLGPP, encoded by the coding sequence ATGAGAATGACAAGGGCCGAGGCCAAGGAGCACAACCGGCGGGCCCTGCTGGAGGCCGCCCGCCTGGTCGTCGCCCGCGACGGCCACCGGGCCAGGCTGGAGGAGATCGCCGAGCAGGCCGGGGTGACCACCGGCGCCGTCTACTCGTTGTTCGGCAACAAGAACGGGCTGCTCGTCGCCCTGGTCACCGACTGCCTCACGCCGCACTACGACGGCATCGAGCAAGCCGTCCCCGCCGACATGGGCCTCATCGAAACGGTGGAGGTCTTCGCCCGCCACTACCGGCGCCTGTGCGACGACCCCGACGCGCTGCGGCAACTGTCGTTCGAGATCAGCCTGCAGGACCTCGCCCTGCGCGACCCCGAGCTACGGCCCAGGCTCGCCGCGTCCGTACGGGCGCACGAGGAGCGGCTGACCTCGCTGCTGGCCGGAAGGATCCACCACGGGAACGCGCTCACGATGCGTCAGGCGCAGCGCCTGGCCACCGGGCTGCGCGGGCTCATGGTCGGCCTCAGCCAGGGTGTCATCCTGGGTCTGGCGCAAGCGGTGCCCGAGCAGTACTTCACCGCCGCAGCTCACGCCCTGGTCACGCCGGACGTGCTCGGACCGCCCTGA
- a CDS encoding FAD-dependent monooxygenase — protein MQPRTQELLELRGLLEPMQARALSREPTGGHFAMLPVPLDCTAWDTAHPYPLSTPQWEIEEVLEERATALDVKVLRESAVTAVEQPDDGVVVTAGDRRIEARHLVACDGGHSTVRKLLGVPFPGRPGTYTAVLADVRLSSVSDLVPKTLGHISTLTREVGDRWVMLVPLGGGRYRFTGGAAGGEEPAKDKPVTFEEIAELLRVVYGEQTVLAAVDNASRFSDATRQIDSYLVGDVFFAGDAAHIHPPFGGQGLNLGVQDAFNLGWKLAAILRGRASADLLDTYHAERHPAGAWVLHITQAQRVFATPRPGEDAVELRKVFTDLMRLPEANRHLAGLMSGLSHSYDLPGGHPLAGHRVAGLDPSLFLAGKPVLLDLAGILPPDLGATRAEPVDGLPGAVLVRPDGYAAWAADTDPDLDALVGDPCWSLLR, from the coding sequence ATCCAGCCGCGCACGCAGGAGCTGCTCGAGCTGCGCGGCCTGCTGGAGCCGATGCAGGCCAGGGCGCTCTCGCGCGAGCCGACGGGCGGGCACTTCGCGATGCTGCCCGTGCCGCTCGACTGCACGGCGTGGGACACCGCGCACCCGTACCCGCTCTCGACCCCGCAGTGGGAGATCGAGGAGGTGCTGGAGGAGCGCGCCACGGCGCTGGACGTCAAGGTGCTGCGCGAGAGCGCGGTGACGGCGGTGGAGCAGCCGGACGACGGCGTGGTCGTGACGGCCGGCGACCGGCGGATCGAGGCCCGCCACCTGGTGGCCTGCGACGGCGGGCACAGCACGGTCAGGAAGCTGCTGGGCGTGCCGTTCCCCGGCAGGCCGGGGACGTACACGGCGGTGCTGGCCGACGTGCGGCTGTCGTCGGTGTCCGACCTCGTACCGAAGACCCTCGGGCACATCAGCACGCTCACGCGCGAGGTCGGCGACCGCTGGGTGATGCTGGTGCCGCTGGGCGGCGGCCGTTACCGGTTCACCGGCGGGGCGGCGGGTGGGGAGGAGCCGGCCAAGGACAAGCCGGTCACGTTCGAGGAGATCGCCGAACTGCTGCGCGTCGTCTACGGCGAGCAGACCGTGCTCGCCGCCGTGGACAACGCCTCGCGGTTCAGCGACGCCACCAGGCAGATCGACAGCTACCTGGTGGGCGACGTGTTCTTCGCCGGCGACGCCGCGCACATTCACCCGCCCTTCGGCGGGCAGGGCCTGAACCTGGGCGTTCAGGACGCCTTCAACCTGGGCTGGAAGCTGGCCGCCATACTGCGGGGCCGGGCCTCGGCGGACCTCTTGGACACCTACCACGCCGAGCGGCACCCGGCCGGGGCCTGGGTCCTGCACATCACCCAGGCGCAGCGGGTCTTCGCCACTCCCCGGCCCGGCGAGGACGCCGTCGAGCTGCGCAAGGTGTTCACCGACCTGATGCGCCTGCCCGAGGCCAACCGGCACCTGGCGGGCCTGATGTCGGGGTTGTCGCACTCCTACGACCTGCCCGGCGGCCATCCGCTGGCCGGTCACCGGGTCGCCGGGCTGGATCCGTCGCTGTTCCTGGCCGGCAAGCCGGTCCTGCTCGACCTGGCCGGGATCCTCCCGCCCGACCTCGGTGCCACGCGCGCCGAGCCGGTGGACGGCCTGCCCGGCGCGGTCCTGGTCCGCCCCGACGGTTACGCGGCCTGGGCGGCGGACACGGACCCCGACCTGGACGCCCTCGTGGGCGACCCGTGCTGGTCCCTCCTGAGGTAG
- a CDS encoding BtrH N-terminal domain-containing protein, giving the protein MTKVKDVDTRGAQHCETTALGVLLRHQGLDLSEPMLFGLGSGLSFIYWDSKNMDFPFLGGRVKPFDLTRNLAARLGLELQVQETVSPRRAWENVAAPIDAGHPVGLQLDSYHLDYFSSKVHFGGHVVAMYGYDDHDAYLVDTDQQGGAVSTSLTTLAQARAARGPMAAKHRSFTLTAPRNPPSPRDHIIPALTACAGAFLNPPIANVGHRGIDKAGKLVRTWLQRTDDPRRDLPQAALLMEKAGTGGALFRNLYRDFLAECVQLLDSSHLRTGHGLYAEAATLWTEAAALITKAGESGEADHLVQAGTVLCDLSRIEREAMQALSCLGE; this is encoded by the coding sequence ATGACGAAGGTGAAAGACGTCGACACCCGCGGTGCGCAGCACTGCGAGACGACGGCTCTGGGGGTGCTACTGCGGCACCAGGGACTCGATCTGTCCGAGCCCATGCTCTTCGGCCTCGGCTCCGGCCTGTCCTTCATCTACTGGGACAGCAAGAACATGGACTTCCCCTTCCTCGGGGGCCGGGTCAAGCCTTTCGACCTCACCCGGAACCTGGCCGCCAGGCTCGGCCTGGAGCTGCAGGTCCAGGAGACCGTCTCCCCTCGCAGGGCGTGGGAGAACGTGGCAGCCCCCATCGACGCCGGCCACCCCGTAGGACTGCAGCTCGACAGCTACCACCTGGACTACTTCAGCTCGAAGGTGCACTTCGGCGGTCATGTCGTCGCCATGTACGGCTACGACGACCACGACGCCTACCTCGTGGACACCGACCAGCAAGGCGGAGCGGTGTCCACCAGCCTGACCACGCTCGCGCAGGCCAGGGCCGCGCGCGGCCCGATGGCCGCCAAGCACCGCTCCTTCACCCTCACCGCTCCGCGGAACCCGCCCTCCCCGCGGGACCACATCATTCCCGCCCTCACGGCCTGCGCCGGCGCCTTCCTCAACCCGCCCATCGCCAACGTGGGGCACCGCGGAATCGACAAGGCCGGCAAGCTGGTACGCACCTGGCTCCAGCGGACCGACGACCCGCGGCGGGACCTGCCGCAGGCCGCCCTCTTGATGGAGAAGGCCGGCACCGGCGGCGCCCTGTTCCGCAATCTCTACCGCGACTTCCTCGCCGAATGCGTCCAGCTGCTCGACAGCAGCCACCTGCGGACCGGCCACGGACTGTACGCCGAGGCGGCCACCCTGTGGACGGAAGCCGCGGCGCTGATCACGAAGGCCGGTGAATCAGGCGAGGCGGATCACCTCGTCCAGGCGGGCACCGTCCTGTGCGATCTTTCACGCATAGAGCGCGAGGCCATGCAGGCGCTGAGCTGCCTGGGGGAGTGA
- a CDS encoding SDR family NAD(P)-dependent oxidoreductase, with amino-acid sequence MSEHTTHPKIALITGANKGIGRAAAEQLAALGMTVLIGARDPRRGEEAAAAVRARGGDAHAVTLDVTDPATAQAAAEQVEERFGRLDVLVNNAGITGSGQVTPLDAHDQIPSSVDLDMVRAVFETNVLGVIAVTNAMLPLLRRSPAPRIVNVSSAAGSLTLNSDPDGPFTALPASAAYSPSKSALNALTVQYANELRKDGILVNAADPGYVDTEINNHSGFLTTAQGAAILVRLATLGADGPTGGFFSENGPMPW; translated from the coding sequence ATGAGCGAGCACACCACGCATCCGAAGATCGCGCTGATCACCGGGGCGAACAAGGGGATCGGCCGCGCGGCCGCCGAGCAACTCGCCGCGCTGGGCATGACGGTCCTGATCGGCGCCAGGGACCCGCGGCGCGGCGAGGAGGCCGCCGCGGCGGTGCGGGCGAGGGGCGGCGACGCGCACGCGGTCACCCTGGACGTCACCGACCCGGCCACCGCCCAGGCGGCCGCGGAGCAGGTCGAGGAGCGCTTCGGCCGCCTCGACGTGCTGGTCAACAACGCCGGCATCACCGGCTCCGGGCAGGTCACGCCCCTCGACGCCCACGACCAGATCCCCAGCTCCGTCGACCTGGACATGGTCCGGGCGGTGTTCGAGACCAACGTGCTCGGGGTGATCGCGGTGACCAACGCCATGCTGCCGCTGCTGCGGCGCTCGCCGGCGCCGCGCATCGTCAACGTCAGCAGCGCCGCCGGATCGCTGACCCTCAACAGCGACCCGGACGGCCCGTTCACGGCGCTGCCGGCGTCGGCCGCGTACTCGCCCTCCAAGTCCGCGCTGAACGCGCTGACCGTGCAGTACGCCAATGAGCTGCGCAAGGACGGCATCCTCGTCAACGCGGCCGACCCCGGCTACGTGGACACGGAGATCAACAACCACAGCGGCTTCCTCACGACCGCGCAGGGCGCCGCGATCCTGGTGCGCCTGGCCACGCTCGGCGCGGACGGGCCGACCGGCGGGTTCTTCAGCGAGAACGGCCCCATGCCCTGGTGA
- a CDS encoding M14 family zinc carboxypeptidase encodes MNVAEYMRHVPGCAAFPTVDALHDELDELTAAHPDLVRSRRIGASRLGDPLHAVTVGDGPADAVVIAGPHPNEPVGALTALALVKLLCRDQRLRTELGFRWHIVACADPDGARLNEGWYGRPGDRRAYAEHFYRPGLADQVEWTFPLATADYSFDRPLPETAALMRLMDEVRPSLVCSLHNGEYQGAFFYLNRHDATLAERLAALPGLQGIGLHHGEPELPGAEPIVPAVYLTPPGSQVGRAFGAGGSSADYAAAFGALHLVTEVPTWSDERVADQSASGRPYREILAGGAAARRELIDTMRSGMRAVAGDLSVRSPFRLSTESTLETFRKLGELEETVPDPDRMATVAEEFGNRQMLHLMRLRLLGTFLRALDAEIAAGNPTPAIREQRRLLAERFETWYGQAEADPPGPPIELRKLAAVQLGAVLTAAAHTAPDRSPPAPAC; translated from the coding sequence ATGAATGTTGCCGAGTACATGAGACACGTCCCCGGCTGTGCCGCGTTCCCGACCGTCGACGCCCTCCACGACGAGCTGGACGAACTGACCGCCGCCCATCCCGACCTGGTGCGGTCGCGCCGCATCGGCGCTTCGCGGCTGGGCGACCCGCTGCACGCCGTGACGGTCGGCGACGGCCCCGCGGACGCGGTGGTCATCGCCGGACCGCACCCCAACGAGCCGGTCGGGGCCCTGACCGCCCTCGCGTTGGTCAAGCTGCTCTGCCGCGACCAGCGGCTGCGGACGGAGCTGGGCTTTCGCTGGCACATCGTCGCGTGCGCGGACCCGGACGGAGCCAGGCTGAACGAGGGCTGGTACGGCAGGCCGGGCGACCGCCGCGCCTACGCCGAGCACTTCTACCGTCCCGGCCTGGCCGACCAGGTCGAATGGACCTTCCCGCTGGCCACTGCCGACTACTCCTTCGACCGTCCGTTGCCGGAGACGGCCGCGCTGATGCGCCTCATGGACGAGGTACGCCCGTCACTGGTCTGCTCGCTGCACAACGGCGAGTACCAGGGCGCGTTCTTCTACCTCAACCGCCATGACGCGACGCTGGCCGAACGGCTGGCCGCCCTGCCCGGCCTGCAAGGGATCGGACTGCACCACGGGGAGCCGGAGCTGCCCGGCGCCGAACCGATCGTTCCCGCCGTCTACCTGACCCCGCCCGGCTCGCAGGTGGGCAGGGCTTTCGGCGCGGGCGGCAGCAGCGCCGACTACGCGGCCGCTTTCGGCGCGCTCCACCTGGTCACCGAGGTGCCGACCTGGTCCGACGAACGCGTGGCAGACCAGAGCGCCAGCGGCCGCCCGTACCGGGAGATCCTGGCCGGGGGAGCGGCGGCCAGGCGCGAGCTGATCGACACGATGCGGTCGGGCATGCGGGCCGTCGCCGGCGACCTGAGCGTGCGCTCGCCGTTCCGCCTCTCGACCGAGAGCACGCTGGAGACCTTCCGCAAACTCGGCGAGCTCGAAGAGACCGTGCCCGATCCGGACCGTATGGCCACGGTCGCCGAGGAGTTCGGCAACCGCCAGATGCTGCACCTGATGCGACTGCGCCTGCTCGGGACCTTCCTGCGCGCGCTCGACGCGGAGATCGCCGCGGGCAACCCGACCCCGGCCATCCGCGAGCAGCGCCGCCTGCTCGCCGAACGCTTCGAGACGTGGTACGGCCAGGCCGAGGCCGACCCGCCCGGCCCGCCGATCGAGCTGCGCAAGCTGGCCGCCGTCCAGCTGGGCGCCGTCCTGACCGCCGCCGCGCACACGGCACCGGACCGCTCGCCGCCGGCACCGGCCTGTTGA
- a CDS encoding FAD-binding oxidoreductase: MTSALETLRRDFGGDIIEPGAAEYGPASRSVLASGSPAYVLRPRSVADVRAGVRFAAGSGLPLSVRGGGHAFAGFGTNDDGIVIDLGGLARVEVIDKERHLVRIGGGATWGQVATALAPHGLAISSGDTKSVGVGGLTLTGGIGWKVRKYGLALDSLVAAELVTAGGEVVRASAEENPELFWAVRGGGGNFGIVTAFEFAAHPTTDVFHGRVAFPASEAAAVLQGWADHLRTAPEELTSIASFANPFAGGPQAPVEIFVAFDGDDPELAARAIDPIRRLGTVIDDDVALKPYADTLVDGAIPPPGIRLVTRSAFAGEESVPEVLRILAEVGASEGSPLIAVRSVGGAVSRVADDATAYAHRGAELMFVTTVLGPEPVVEAARPALEAIWARLAPHVNGAYANFLASATEEDVAAVYPAGTYERLAAVKRQYDPGNLFAHNHNIRPQ, encoded by the coding sequence ATGACATCAGCACTTGAGACCCTGCGCCGCGACTTCGGCGGCGACATCATCGAGCCGGGCGCGGCGGAGTACGGGCCGGCCAGCCGCTCGGTTCTGGCTTCGGGCAGTCCAGCTTATGTCCTGCGGCCCAGGAGCGTCGCGGACGTGCGGGCGGGCGTCAGGTTCGCCGCCGGCAGCGGGCTTCCGCTGTCCGTACGCGGCGGCGGCCACGCCTTCGCGGGCTTCGGCACCAACGACGACGGCATCGTGATCGACCTCGGCGGCCTCGCGCGGGTGGAGGTCATCGACAAGGAGCGGCACCTCGTACGGATCGGCGGCGGCGCCACCTGGGGCCAGGTCGCGACCGCCCTGGCCCCGCACGGCCTGGCGATCTCCTCGGGCGACACCAAGAGCGTCGGCGTCGGCGGGCTGACCCTGACCGGCGGCATCGGCTGGAAGGTCAGGAAGTACGGCCTGGCCCTGGACAGCCTGGTCGCCGCGGAGCTGGTCACGGCGGGCGGAGAGGTGGTGCGCGCGAGCGCGGAGGAGAACCCGGAGCTGTTCTGGGCGGTTCGCGGCGGCGGCGGCAACTTCGGGATCGTGACCGCCTTCGAGTTCGCGGCACACCCGACGACGGACGTCTTCCACGGCAGGGTCGCCTTCCCGGCTTCGGAGGCGGCCGCCGTGCTCCAGGGCTGGGCGGACCACCTCCGTACCGCCCCCGAAGAGCTCACCTCCATCGCGAGCTTCGCCAACCCCTTCGCCGGCGGGCCCCAGGCGCCGGTCGAGATCTTCGTCGCCTTCGACGGCGACGACCCGGAGCTCGCCGCGCGGGCCATCGACCCGATCCGCCGGCTCGGCACGGTGATCGACGACGACGTGGCGCTGAAGCCCTATGCGGACACGCTCGTGGACGGCGCGATCCCGCCGCCCGGCATCCGGCTCGTCACCCGGAGCGCCTTCGCCGGCGAGGAGTCGGTGCCCGAGGTCCTCCGGATCCTCGCCGAGGTCGGGGCCTCGGAGGGGTCGCCGCTCATCGCCGTTCGCAGCGTCGGCGGTGCGGTGTCCCGAGTCGCCGACGACGCCACCGCCTACGCGCATCGCGGGGCGGAGTTGATGTTCGTGACGACCGTTCTGGGTCCCGAGCCGGTCGTGGAGGCCGCCCGTCCTGCTCTGGAGGCGATCTGGGCGCGGCTCGCACCCCACGTCAACGGCGCCTACGCGAACTTCCTGGCTTCCGCCACCGAGGAGGACGTCGCCGCCGTCTATCCGGCGGGGACCTATGAGCGGCTCGCGGCGGTCAAGCGCCAGTACGACCCCGGCAACCTGTTCGCCCACAACCACAACATCCGGCCTCAGTAG
- a CDS encoding TetR/AcrR family transcriptional regulator: MAEVAEAAEVSKRTLFAYFPAKEDLVVHRFADHETEAGRVVRARPAGVGPLAALRDHFLDGLRERDPITGLNDVPEILALIRMVSETPALRARATRFQEGSERALAEALQDTAGVPALTARLAATQVVGVHWLLSMDNSGALAGGQSADERYPQAVADAEHAFTLLSEGLAGHV; the protein is encoded by the coding sequence GTGGCTGAGGTGGCGGAGGCCGCCGAAGTGTCCAAGCGGACCCTGTTCGCCTACTTCCCCGCCAAGGAGGACCTCGTCGTCCACCGCTTCGCCGACCACGAGACCGAGGCGGGCCGCGTGGTGCGCGCCCGCCCGGCGGGGGTCGGGCCGCTGGCCGCCCTCCGCGACCACTTCCTGGACGGCCTGCGCGAGCGCGACCCGATCACCGGCCTCAACGACGTCCCGGAGATCCTGGCGCTCATCCGCATGGTCTCGGAGACTCCGGCGCTGCGGGCGCGGGCGACCCGCTTTCAGGAAGGTTCGGAACGGGCACTCGCGGAGGCGCTCCAGGACACCGCCGGCGTCCCCGCCCTGACCGCGCGCCTGGCGGCCACCCAGGTGGTGGGCGTGCACTGGCTGTTGTCGATGGACAACTCCGGGGCGCTGGCCGGCGGCCAGTCCGCCGACGAACGCTATCCGCAGGCGGTCGCCGACGCCGAACACGCCTTCACACTGCTGTCCGAGGGCCTGGCCGGGCACGTATAG
- a CDS encoding helix-turn-helix transcriptional regulator, whose protein sequence is MKMDRVKLADFLRRSRERLQPQEAGLAAGPRRRTPGLRREEVAQLAGVSADYVMRLEQARSSQPSVQLLSALARALRLTEDERDHLYLLAGHRPPEGARAGNHVRPGLLYLLDRLGDTPAQLLTDLGDLLAQNPLAEALFGCVCTVEEPDRNVVWRWFTDPFVREPYPAEEHDHLSRLHVADLRAAATHRGYDHPSTSLIERLEAASEEFAALWQRHEVAVRRQSRLRVMHPSVGPIEFDFEMLQTQAADQRLRLFTPPPGSKSVEALELLRVVGPETAHRSHR, encoded by the coding sequence ATGAAGATGGACCGCGTCAAGCTGGCGGACTTCCTTCGCCGTTCCCGCGAGCGGCTCCAGCCGCAGGAGGCGGGCCTGGCCGCCGGGCCGCGACGCCGCACCCCCGGCCTGCGCCGCGAAGAGGTGGCCCAGCTGGCCGGGGTATCGGCCGACTACGTGATGCGGCTCGAGCAGGCGCGCAGCTCCCAGCCGTCGGTCCAGCTGCTGAGCGCGCTCGCCCGGGCGTTGCGGTTGACCGAGGACGAAAGAGACCACCTTTACCTGCTGGCGGGCCACCGACCGCCCGAAGGGGCGCGCGCCGGAAACCACGTCCGTCCCGGCCTGCTCTACCTCCTCGACCGGCTGGGCGACACGCCCGCCCAGCTCCTTACCGACCTCGGCGACCTGCTCGCGCAGAACCCCCTGGCCGAGGCCCTGTTCGGGTGCGTGTGCACAGTCGAAGAACCGGACCGCAACGTCGTGTGGCGCTGGTTCACCGACCCGTTCGTGCGCGAGCCGTACCCCGCCGAGGAACACGACCACCTGAGCCGCCTGCACGTCGCAGACCTGCGTGCCGCCGCGACGCACCGCGGCTACGACCACCCCTCGACCTCCCTGATCGAGCGGCTCGAGGCGGCGAGCGAGGAGTTCGCCGCCCTCTGGCAGCGGCACGAGGTCGCCGTACGCCGCCAGAGCCGGCTGCGCGTCATGCATCCGTCCGTCGGGCCCATCGAATTCGACTTCGAGATGCTGCAGACGCAGGCCGCGGACCAGCGCCTGCGCCTCTTCACGCCGCCGCCCGGATCCAAGAGCGTCGAGGCGCTGGAGCTCCTCCGCGTCGTCGGCCCGGAGACCGCTCACCGCAGTCATCGATGA
- a CDS encoding RNA polymerase sigma-70 factor has protein sequence MPHTAPEDRGGDMSPDAATEAFLTHRNLLFTVAYEMLGSAADAEDVLQETWLRWAGVDLDEVRDQRAYLVRIATRQALSRLRTLGRRKESYVGPWLPEPLLTTPDVAEDVELADSVSMAMLLVLETLQPTERAVFVLREVFDLDYDEIAEAVDKSPAAVRQIAHRARAHVAARRPRGIVSPAETRDALEAFQRAVETGDLQRLLDILAPDVVLLADGGGIRQAALAPVVGADMVASVLGRIRPTQSVQAAQVNGHPALVLRLDGEIDTVMAVRIEEGLITGLYAVRNPEKLARMERETALHR, from the coding sequence ATGCCGCACACCGCACCCGAAGACCGCGGCGGGGACATGAGCCCGGACGCCGCCACCGAGGCGTTCCTCACCCACCGCAACCTGCTGTTCACCGTCGCCTACGAGATGCTCGGCTCGGCCGCCGACGCCGAGGACGTCCTGCAGGAGACCTGGTTGCGGTGGGCGGGCGTCGACCTTGACGAGGTGCGGGATCAGCGCGCGTACCTGGTCCGGATCGCCACCCGGCAGGCGCTGAGCAGGCTGCGTACGCTGGGCCGGCGCAAGGAGTCCTACGTCGGGCCGTGGCTGCCCGAGCCGTTGCTGACCACGCCTGACGTGGCCGAGGACGTCGAGCTGGCCGACAGCGTCTCGATGGCGATGCTGCTGGTGCTGGAGACGCTTCAGCCGACCGAGCGGGCGGTGTTCGTGCTGCGCGAGGTGTTCGACCTGGACTATGACGAGATCGCCGAGGCGGTCGACAAGAGCCCGGCCGCCGTACGCCAGATCGCGCACAGGGCACGGGCGCACGTGGCCGCGCGCCGGCCGCGCGGCATCGTCTCCCCGGCCGAGACCCGGGACGCGCTGGAGGCGTTCCAGCGGGCGGTCGAGACCGGCGACCTGCAACGCCTGCTCGACATCCTCGCGCCGGACGTCGTCCTGCTGGCCGACGGTGGCGGGATCAGGCAGGCCGCGCTGGCGCCCGTCGTGGGGGCCGACATGGTGGCCTCCGTGCTGGGCAGGATCCGCCCCACGCAGTCGGTGCAGGCGGCGCAGGTCAACGGCCACCCGGCGCTGGTCCTCCGGCTGGACGGCGAGATCGACACCGTCATGGCGGTGCGCATCGAGGAGGGCCTCATCACCGGGCTCTACGCCGTGCGCAATCCCGAGAAGCTGGCGCGCATGGAGCGGGAGACCGCCCTGCACCGCTGA
- a CDS encoding MerR family transcriptional regulator, producing the protein MQGELLTIGRFARLCRLSVKQLRHYDEMGLLAPVHVDAGSGYRYYAPEQARDALTIALLREMDLPLAVIAQALAAPEPESRARILRAERDRLAERISRDQARMEMLERLAEGGLPGYEVTMGREPERRLAVVRAVCAPAEIGEKVAECVGRLLPVLGRAGIAWEPPLWALYPLDLEERMEIAVGALTPQGAEVPGLEIEVLPGGPVAETVHVGPYAQLPLAYNALFAAIHERGLRPEAPVREAYLVGPAEAPQEELMTRLIIPIQESKA; encoded by the coding sequence GTGCAAGGCGAACTTCTCACCATCGGGCGCTTCGCCCGCCTCTGCCGGCTCAGCGTCAAGCAGCTACGGCACTACGACGAGATGGGCCTGCTGGCCCCGGTCCACGTGGACGCCGGCTCCGGCTACCGCTATTACGCCCCTGAGCAGGCACGCGATGCCCTGACCATCGCTCTGCTGCGCGAGATGGACCTTCCCCTGGCTGTGATCGCCCAGGCCCTGGCCGCCCCCGAGCCCGAGTCCAGGGCGCGGATCCTGCGCGCCGAGCGGGACCGGCTGGCCGAACGGATCAGCAGGGACCAGGCGCGGATGGAGATGCTGGAGCGGCTGGCGGAGGGCGGCCTGCCCGGCTACGAGGTCACGATGGGCAGGGAGCCGGAGCGGCGGCTGGCAGTGGTGCGCGCGGTCTGCGCCCCTGCGGAGATCGGGGAGAAGGTCGCGGAGTGCGTGGGCCGGCTGCTGCCCGTGCTCGGCAGGGCGGGGATCGCGTGGGAGCCGCCGCTGTGGGCGCTGTACCCGCTGGATCTGGAAGAGCGGATGGAGATCGCCGTCGGGGCGCTGACGCCGCAGGGGGCAGAAGTGCCCGGCCTGGAGATCGAGGTGCTGCCCGGCGGACCCGTGGCAGAGACCGTACACGTCGGGCCCTACGCCCAGCTGCCCTTGGCCTACAACGCGCTCTTCGCCGCCATCCACGAGCGCGGGCTGCGGCCGGAAGCGCCCGTACGCGAGGCCTATCTCGTCGGGCCCGCAGAGGCGCCGCAAGAAGAACTGATGACCCGGCTGATCATCCCCATCCAGGAGAGCAAGGCATGA
- a CDS encoding NAD-dependent epimerase/dehydratase family protein, translating to MRVFVAGGSGVLGRRLVPLLVARGHQVTASTTSAARTGVLERLGAEAVVMDGLDAVSVGEAVAKARPDAIVHQMTAISVAHAGKPDMKHMDRWFAGTNRLRTEGTDHLLAAAEATGVTGFVAQSYGAWNGIREGGWVKTEQDPVDPMTGTPAEPGMKAIAHVEDVVVKAGGAVLRYGWFYGPGATDDLVEPVRKRQFPVVGSGAGHCSWVHLDDAAGATVLAVEQRARGVFNIVDDEPAPAGEWLPYLAECAGAKRPMRVPAWLARPLAGDVAVTMMTEGRGFSNAKAKRELGWELRHPSWRQGFKEELA from the coding sequence ATGCGGGTGTTCGTGGCCGGTGGGAGCGGGGTTCTGGGGCGGCGGCTGGTGCCGCTGCTGGTGGCCAGGGGGCACCAGGTGACGGCTTCGACGACGAGCGCGGCCAGGACGGGAGTGCTGGAGCGGCTGGGCGCCGAGGCGGTCGTGATGGACGGGCTGGACGCGGTGTCGGTCGGCGAGGCGGTGGCCAAGGCCCGGCCGGACGCGATCGTGCACCAGATGACCGCAATCTCCGTGGCGCACGCCGGCAAGCCCGACATGAAGCACATGGATCGGTGGTTCGCCGGCACCAACCGGCTGCGTACCGAGGGGACGGACCACCTGCTGGCCGCCGCCGAGGCGACCGGCGTGACCGGCTTCGTCGCCCAGAGCTACGGCGCCTGGAACGGCATCCGCGAGGGCGGCTGGGTGAAGACCGAGCAGGACCCGGTGGACCCGATGACGGGGACGCCGGCTGAGCCCGGGATGAAGGCGATCGCCCATGTCGAGGACGTGGTCGTCAAAGCAGGGGGCGCGGTCCTGCGCTACGGCTGGTTCTACGGGCCGGGCGCCACCGACGACCTGGTCGAGCCCGTACGCAAGCGGCAGTTCCCGGTCGTCGGGAGCGGCGCCGGCCACTGCTCGTGGGTGCATCTGGACGACGCCGCGGGCGCCACCGTCCTGGCCGTGGAGCAGCGGGCGAGGGGAGTGTTCAACATCGTCGACGACGAACCGGCCCCGGCCGGCGAGTGGCTGCCCTACCTGGCCGAATGTGCGGGCGCCAAGCGGCCGATGCGGGTCCCCGCCTGGCTGGCCCGGCCGCTGGCCGGGGACGTGGCGGTGACGATGATGACCGAGGGGCGCGGCTTCTCCAACGCCAAGGCCAAGCGGGAGCTCGGCTGGGAGCTGCGCCACCCCTCGTGGCGGCAGGGCTTCAAGGAGGAGCTGGCATGA